The proteins below come from a single Carnobacterium divergens DSM 20623 genomic window:
- the tkt gene encoding transketolase, whose product MFDTTDQLAVNTIRTLSMDAIQKANSGHPGLPMGAAPMAYTLWTKHLNVNPSNSSWVNRDRFVLSAGHGSMLLYSLLHLSGYKLSMEDLKNFRQWDSLTPGHPEVHHTDGVEATTGPLGQGIANSVGMAMAEAHLAATYNKENHQIVDHYTYALCGDGDLMEGVSAEAASLAGHLELGKLVVLYDSNDISLDGPTSKAFTENVGKRFEAYNWQHILVKDGNDLAEIEKAIEAAKAETKKPTLIEVKTVIGFGAPNEGTSKVHGAPLGMDGIEATKKAYGWDYPAFTVPNEVATRFKETMIDQGAKSESEWNELFASYKAEYPELAAQFELAMSGNLPTDWDKELPVYEEGESAASRVTGSETIQALSKAIPFFWGGSADLSASNNTMVAGEKDFEPGQYEGRNIWYGVREFGMSAAMNGISLHGGSKTYGGTFFVFTDYLRAAIRLAAISKAPVTYVFTHDSIAVGEDGPTHEPVEQLSSLRGMPNLSVIRPADGNEVVAAWEQAITSTDHPTVLVLTRQNLPVLPGTKENARKNVAKGGYVISPQDGDQPTGILIATGSEVALAIEAQKELKKQGKDVSVVSLPSFDLFEKQDAAYKESVLPKAVRKRMSIEMGATFGWERYVGLDGVMLGIDKYGASAPGNTVIEQYGFTVENVVNTFNQL is encoded by the coding sequence TTGTTCGATACAACTGACCAACTTGCAGTAAACACGATTAGAACACTAAGTATGGATGCGATTCAAAAAGCAAACTCAGGACACCCAGGTTTACCAATGGGGGCTGCTCCAATGGCGTACACGCTATGGACAAAACATTTAAACGTAAACCCAAGCAACTCATCATGGGTAAATCGCGATCGCTTTGTACTTTCAGCAGGACACGGTTCAATGCTATTATATAGTTTGTTACATTTATCAGGTTACAAACTATCAATGGAGGATTTGAAAAATTTCCGTCAATGGGATAGCTTAACCCCTGGTCATCCAGAAGTACATCATACAGATGGTGTTGAAGCAACAACAGGTCCTCTTGGACAAGGAATTGCAAATAGTGTCGGAATGGCAATGGCAGAAGCTCATCTAGCGGCAACGTATAATAAGGAAAATCATCAAATCGTTGATCATTATACCTATGCTTTATGTGGTGATGGAGATTTAATGGAAGGCGTATCAGCTGAAGCAGCAAGTTTAGCAGGTCATTTAGAGCTAGGCAAACTTGTGGTATTATATGATTCAAATGATATTTCATTAGATGGTCCTACTTCAAAAGCTTTTACTGAAAATGTAGGCAAACGTTTTGAAGCGTATAATTGGCAACATATTTTAGTTAAAGATGGAAATGATCTAGCTGAAATCGAAAAAGCGATTGAAGCAGCAAAAGCAGAAACTAAAAAACCAACTTTAATTGAAGTAAAAACAGTGATTGGCTTTGGTGCTCCAAATGAAGGAACATCTAAAGTTCACGGCGCACCACTTGGAATGGATGGAATCGAAGCGACTAAAAAAGCTTACGGTTGGGATTATCCAGCGTTCACTGTTCCAAATGAAGTAGCTACACGTTTTAAAGAAACAATGATTGATCAAGGAGCTAAATCAGAAAGTGAATGGAATGAATTGTTCGCTTCATATAAAGCTGAATATCCAGAATTAGCTGCTCAATTTGAATTAGCAATGTCTGGGAACTTACCAACTGATTGGGATAAAGAATTACCAGTTTACGAAGAAGGCGAAAGTGCTGCTTCTCGTGTGACAGGTAGTGAAACCATTCAAGCATTGTCAAAAGCTATTCCATTTTTCTGGGGTGGATCTGCAGATTTATCTGCTTCAAACAATACAATGGTTGCTGGTGAAAAAGATTTTGAACCAGGTCAATATGAAGGACGCAACATTTGGTACGGTGTTCGTGAATTTGGAATGTCAGCTGCAATGAACGGAATTTCATTACACGGTGGTTCAAAAACTTATGGCGGAACATTCTTTGTATTTACAGATTATTTACGTGCAGCAATTCGTTTAGCGGCTATTTCAAAAGCACCTGTAACGTATGTGTTTACACATGATTCAATCGCTGTAGGAGAAGATGGTCCGACTCATGAACCAGTAGAGCAACTATCTAGCTTACGCGGTATGCCAAACTTGTCTGTAATTCGTCCAGCTGATGGAAATGAAGTGGTTGCTGCTTGGGAACAAGCAATTACCTCAACTGACCACCCAACAGTATTAGTCTTGACTCGCCAAAACTTACCTGTCTTGCCTGGAACAAAAGAAAACGCACGTAAAAACGTTGCTAAAGGCGGTTACGTAATTTCTCCACAAGATGGTGATCAACCAACTGGAATTCTAATAGCAACAGGTTCTGAAGTTGCCTTAGCAATCGAAGCACAAAAAGAATTGAAAAAACAAGGCAAAGACGTTTCAGTAGTATCGTTACCAAGTTTTGATTTATTTGAAAAACAAGATGCAGCATACAAAGAGAGTGTCTTGCCAAAAGCAGTTAGAAAACGTATGTCAATTGAAATGGGCGCAACCTTTGGTTGGGAACGTTACGTTGGACTTGATGGCGTAATGCTAGGCATTGATAAATATGGTGCAAGTGCACCTGGAAATACAGTTATCGAACAATATGGATTTACAGTTGAAAACGTCGTAAATACATTTAACCAGTTATAA
- a CDS encoding GyrI-like domain-containing protein: MKYEWRKKEKSLYLPKDTPTIVEVPELSYLTIKGEGNPNMASFSNAVAALYKVSYTIKMLPKKGVIPDGYYDYTVFPLEGFWDSKIPVTAEQPLNLDQLIYKIMIRQPDFVTTELVSEIKITRLASLATELVDRIQFETIKEGRNLQMMHVGSYADEIHSFNKMDDYCKEMNLKKVGHQHKEIYVSDPKRVAPEKLKTVLRFPIH; this comes from the coding sequence ATGAAGTATGAATGGCGAAAAAAAGAAAAAAGTCTCTATTTACCAAAAGACACCCCGACGATAGTGGAAGTTCCTGAATTGAGTTATTTAACAATTAAAGGAGAAGGAAATCCGAATATGGCCTCTTTTTCCAACGCAGTAGCAGCTCTTTATAAGGTTTCATATACCATAAAAATGTTGCCAAAAAAAGGGGTAATTCCTGATGGATACTATGATTATACGGTTTTCCCATTAGAAGGATTTTGGGATTCTAAAATCCCTGTTACAGCAGAGCAACCATTAAACTTGGATCAGTTGATTTATAAGATAATGATTCGCCAGCCTGATTTTGTAACTACTGAATTGGTTTCTGAAATTAAAATCACACGATTAGCTTCCTTAGCTACTGAATTAGTGGACAGAATTCAATTTGAAACAATAAAGGAAGGGCGAAATCTTCAAATGATGCATGTTGGTAGCTATGCAGATGAGATTCATTCTTTTAATAAAATGGATGACTACTGTAAAGAAATGAATTTAAAAAAAGTCGGTCATCAGCATAAAGAAATTTATGTGTCTGACCCTAAAAGAGTGGCACCTGAAAAGTTAAAAACAGTCTTGCGATTCCCAATCCATTAA
- a CDS encoding SDR family NAD(P)-dependent oxidoreductase, protein MGTNRNDLTGKVVVITGGSGGLGEQIAYAAARQNATVVVCARRINLLGKVRHNCEDLSGAPAFAFQLDVANPENIKEVVERIHDEVGAIDVLVNNAGFGHFEEALTFDMDLAEKMFRVNVLGLMYMTQLVAIEMADRGAGHIINIASQAAKMATQKSSIYSATKFAVLGYSNALRLELKPLGVYVTTVNPGPIETNFFDIADETGEYLKKVDLLVLDPTIVAKRIVGIINVPRRELNMPKLMEFAGKMYTLFPHVGDYLAGTLFNNK, encoded by the coding sequence ATGGGAACAAATAGAAACGATTTAACAGGAAAAGTTGTTGTCATTACAGGTGGATCGGGTGGCTTAGGGGAGCAAATCGCTTATGCGGCAGCTAGACAAAATGCAACCGTCGTCGTTTGTGCTAGAAGAATTAATTTATTAGGTAAAGTACGCCATAATTGTGAGGATTTATCCGGTGCACCGGCCTTTGCTTTTCAATTAGATGTAGCGAATCCTGAAAACATTAAAGAAGTAGTAGAACGAATTCACGATGAAGTTGGAGCAATTGATGTGTTAGTTAATAATGCAGGCTTTGGTCATTTTGAAGAAGCTCTGACTTTTGATATGGATCTTGCTGAGAAAATGTTTAGAGTGAATGTATTAGGTTTAATGTACATGACGCAATTAGTTGCCATCGAAATGGCCGATCGTGGTGCAGGGCATATCATTAATATTGCCTCTCAAGCAGCTAAAATGGCTACCCAAAAATCTTCAATTTATTCGGCAACAAAATTTGCGGTTTTAGGTTATTCAAATGCATTGCGCTTAGAATTGAAACCACTGGGTGTCTACGTAACGACGGTTAATCCAGGACCTATTGAAACGAATTTCTTTGATATTGCGGATGAAACTGGCGAATACTTAAAGAAAGTTGATTTATTAGTTTTAGATCCAACGATTGTAGCTAAACGAATTGTTGGGATTATAAATGTACCTCGTCGTGAATTGAATATGCCTAAATTAATGGAATTTGCTGGGAAAATGTATACCCTATTTCCACATGTAGGGGATTATCTAGCAGGGACTCTTTTTAACAATAAATAA
- a CDS encoding adenine phosphoribosyltransferase, producing MDLKQYIADVKDFPEKGIIFRDISPLMADGEAYRYATNEIAKYAKDKGVEMIVGPEARGFIVGCPVAYELGIGFAPARKKGKLPRETVEVSYGLEYGSDVLQIHKDAIKPGQKVMVCDDLLATGGTIAATIQLIEKLGGIVVGTAFLIELTDLNGRAQIEGYDIFTLMDY from the coding sequence ATGGATTTAAAACAATATATTGCAGATGTAAAAGACTTCCCTGAAAAAGGAATTATTTTCCGTGACATTTCACCCTTAATGGCAGACGGAGAAGCTTATCGTTATGCAACTAACGAAATTGCAAAATACGCAAAAGACAAAGGCGTTGAAATGATCGTTGGACCAGAAGCTCGCGGATTTATCGTAGGCTGCCCAGTGGCCTATGAATTAGGAATCGGTTTTGCTCCTGCTCGCAAAAAAGGCAAACTGCCAAGAGAAACAGTTGAAGTTAGCTATGGTTTAGAGTATGGATCAGATGTTTTACAAATTCACAAAGACGCTATCAAACCAGGTCAAAAAGTGATGGTTTGTGATGATTTACTAGCAACCGGTGGAACCATTGCAGCGACGATTCAATTAATCGAAAAATTAGGTGGAATTGTTGTAGGAACAGCTTTCTTAATCGAATTAACAGATTTAAATGGTCGTGCTCAAATTGAAGGATACGATATCTTCACTTTAATGGACTACTAA
- a CDS encoding GNAT family N-acetyltransferase translates to MTWKIKRFNELTTTELFQIYQARVNVFIVEQECFYPDVDDKDLISIHVFNEQNGQIQAYGRIIPSQEKLMFGRILTVKEQRGTGLGKELLTIILKTIDDSFPNQAVEIQAQAYLQKFYSQFGFEPINGEIYLEDEIPHIDMIKK, encoded by the coding sequence ATGACGTGGAAAATAAAAAGATTTAATGAATTAACAACGACTGAACTTTTTCAAATCTATCAAGCTCGAGTGAACGTTTTTATTGTCGAGCAAGAATGTTTTTATCCAGATGTAGACGATAAGGATTTAATCAGCATCCATGTGTTTAATGAACAAAATGGCCAGATACAGGCTTATGGACGCATCATTCCAAGTCAAGAAAAATTAATGTTTGGCCGTATTTTAACAGTGAAAGAACAACGTGGGACTGGCTTAGGCAAAGAGTTATTAACGATTATTTTAAAAACAATTGATGATAGCTTTCCAAATCAAGCCGTTGAAATTCAAGCACAAGCTTATTTACAAAAGTTCTATAGTCAATTTGGCTTTGAACCAATCAATGGCGAGATTTATTTAGAAGATGAAATTCCTCATATTGATATGATTAAAAAATAA
- a CDS encoding YneF family protein, protein MSIGIAILLIVLALIAGLVGGYFIARNYMMDYFKKNPPVNEDMLRMLMMQMGQKPSEKKIKQMMASMQVQQEKANKKK, encoded by the coding sequence ATGTCAATCGGAATCGCTATTTTATTAATTGTACTTGCTTTAATTGCAGGTTTAGTTGGTGGGTATTTTATCGCAAGAAACTATATGATGGATTACTTTAAAAAGAATCCTCCCGTTAATGAGGATATGCTACGTATGTTGATGATGCAAATGGGTCAAAAACCGTCTGAAAAGAAAATTAAGCAGATGATGGCCTCTATGCAAGTTCAACAAGAAAAAGCGAATAAGAAAAAATAA
- a CDS encoding TIGR04197 family type VII secretion effector, whose product MGVVQSNFNQASSLATELSNATQAFSHSSSISKASATTVSGNQKASLTIDQSQSLLTSFLGALQRDSQNIQSVATDFEAMDQKLEKSLLNLN is encoded by the coding sequence ATGGGAGTAGTCCAAAGTAATTTTAATCAAGCAAGTTCTTTAGCTACAGAATTAAGTAATGCAACACAAGCCTTCTCTCACTCTAGTTCAATTTCAAAAGCTTCAGCTACGACCGTATCTGGAAACCAAAAAGCAAGTCTGACGATTGATCAATCTCAATCATTGTTGACGAGCTTTCTAGGTGCCTTACAACGCGACAGTCAAAATATTCAAAGTGTTGCGACGGATTTTGAAGCGATGGATCAAAAACTAGAAAAATCCTTATTAAACTTAAACTAA
- the recJ gene encoding single-stranded-DNA-specific exonuclease RecJ, translating to MLKSRMNWKLNQPQTNEAAITALSEELSTSPLVSTLLVNRGLDTKDKAQHFLKPDETWIHDPFLMYDMEKTVERITQAIEHGQKIVVYGDYDADGVTSTAVLKETIEMLGGEVDFYIPNRFTDGYGPNVQAFERLIEEGAELIVTCDNGVSGHEAIAKAKELGIDVIVTDHHEMPEILPEAYAIVHPKHPQGAYPFGELAGVGVAFKLATALLGEFPTELVDLVAIGTIADLVSLTDENRALVILGLEMLKVSERLGFLALAKVAGIEKETITEETIGFTIAPRLNAVGRLGEAGPAVALLTTFDEEEAIELATFINTKNEERQAFVAKITEEAFQMIAEMKETPSVYLLAKSDWHEGVLGIVASKIVGATGKPALVLNIDTENGIAKGSGRSISAYNLYDAINEVRDLTTHFGGHHMAAGLTLPIEHIETLQTQLNQYALTHDLVGNLNEELVIDETIELTDITVATIEELASLAPFGTDNPKPVFLLEHVQAEDIRKIGGNNAHLKLKATKNKVNLDVIGFQLGAVADEINDNSEVSLVGKLSINEWNGNRKPQLMLEDISMDGLQVVDLRGSNLAAGLWVQGAACYLFYNKKSYQTHNDKVPMGSESVLIESKEDAEAFKTQHSTFVFIDCPNELEWISSTIRGNTPEKLVTAFFSESESYLNGMPSRTQFGELFKFVATHKDVDIRHKLSILANYLKIKDNLLIFMINVFFELGFVTIDNGVMNYVEDAPKKELSDAENYQKRLNQIEAEKILLYSHFAELEIWLKQQINEAS from the coding sequence TTGTTAAAATCTCGAATGAACTGGAAATTAAATCAACCACAAACGAATGAAGCAGCGATTACAGCTTTAAGCGAAGAACTTTCGACTTCTCCGTTAGTATCGACTTTACTAGTTAATCGTGGTTTGGATACAAAAGACAAAGCACAGCATTTTTTGAAACCAGATGAAACTTGGATTCATGATCCATTTTTAATGTATGATATGGAAAAAACCGTTGAACGAATTACGCAAGCAATTGAACATGGTCAAAAAATAGTCGTTTATGGCGATTATGATGCTGATGGCGTAACAAGTACGGCTGTTTTAAAAGAAACGATTGAAATGCTTGGTGGTGAAGTAGATTTCTATATTCCAAATCGATTTACAGATGGTTATGGACCGAATGTCCAAGCTTTTGAAAGATTGATTGAAGAGGGAGCGGAATTGATTGTGACGTGTGACAATGGGGTTTCAGGTCACGAAGCAATTGCTAAAGCTAAGGAATTAGGAATTGATGTGATTGTAACGGATCACCATGAAATGCCAGAGATTTTGCCAGAGGCATATGCAATTGTTCATCCAAAACATCCACAAGGAGCGTATCCTTTTGGTGAATTAGCTGGAGTAGGTGTTGCCTTCAAACTAGCAACCGCATTATTAGGCGAGTTTCCAACTGAACTAGTAGATCTAGTAGCGATTGGAACTATTGCTGATCTAGTTTCATTGACGGATGAGAACCGAGCATTAGTGATTTTAGGGCTAGAAATGTTAAAAGTTTCTGAACGATTAGGTTTTTTAGCATTAGCAAAAGTTGCAGGAATAGAAAAAGAGACCATTACAGAAGAAACGATTGGCTTTACCATCGCGCCTCGTCTAAATGCTGTCGGTCGTTTAGGTGAAGCAGGGCCAGCAGTTGCTTTATTAACGACCTTTGATGAAGAAGAAGCAATCGAGCTTGCAACCTTTATTAATACAAAAAATGAAGAGCGTCAAGCCTTTGTGGCAAAAATTACGGAAGAAGCCTTCCAAATGATTGCAGAAATGAAAGAAACACCGTCTGTGTATTTATTAGCGAAGTCCGATTGGCACGAAGGGGTACTTGGAATTGTTGCAAGTAAAATTGTTGGTGCCACAGGAAAACCCGCACTTGTGTTGAATATTGACACTGAAAATGGAATCGCTAAAGGTTCTGGACGGAGCATTAGCGCGTATAACTTATATGATGCAATTAATGAAGTCCGAGATTTAACCACCCATTTTGGTGGACATCATATGGCAGCAGGTCTAACACTGCCAATTGAACATATTGAGACCTTACAAACACAACTAAATCAGTATGCGTTAACGCATGATTTAGTCGGAAACTTGAATGAAGAACTAGTAATTGATGAAACGATTGAATTAACAGATATCACCGTTGCAACGATTGAAGAATTGGCTAGTTTAGCGCCATTTGGCACAGACAATCCAAAGCCTGTTTTCTTACTTGAACATGTTCAAGCAGAAGACATTCGTAAAATTGGTGGCAACAACGCTCATTTAAAACTTAAAGCAACAAAAAATAAGGTGAATTTAGACGTGATTGGCTTTCAATTAGGTGCAGTTGCTGATGAAATCAACGACAATTCTGAAGTGTCGTTAGTCGGAAAGCTTTCTATAAATGAATGGAATGGCAACCGTAAGCCTCAGTTGATGCTTGAAGATATTTCAATGGATGGACTTCAAGTTGTTGATTTGAGAGGGAGCAATTTAGCAGCAGGTCTTTGGGTACAAGGCGCAGCTTGTTATCTATTTTATAATAAGAAAAGCTACCAAACCCATAATGATAAAGTTCCAATGGGCAGTGAAAGTGTTTTGATTGAGTCCAAAGAAGATGCTGAAGCTTTTAAAACGCAACATTCAACCTTTGTATTTATCGATTGTCCAAACGAATTAGAATGGATTTCGTCAACGATTCGGGGAAATACACCAGAAAAGTTAGTTACTGCCTTTTTTAGTGAATCAGAAAGTTACCTAAATGGGATGCCAAGCCGAACACAATTTGGAGAATTATTTAAATTCGTAGCAACACACAAAGATGTTGATATTCGACATAAGCTGTCTATTTTAGCAAATTATCTAAAAATCAAAGATAACTTATTAATTTTCATGATTAACGTGTTTTTTGAACTAGGATTTGTTACAATAGACAATGGCGTAATGAACTATGTCGAAGATGCTCCAAAAAAAGAGTTGTCTGATGCAGAAAATTACCAAAAACGACTAAATCAAATAGAAGCTGAAAAAATCTTGCTGTACAGCCATTTTGCAGAATTAGAAATCTGGTTAAAACAACAAATTAATGAAGCCTCGTAA
- a CDS encoding DUF3958 family protein → MEQQPTIEGLQEQLKVVTEARYKAETSLHKLERNTEDVQSIFQKIQQLFNEMRATWQEGEMSVQIADLQQETVYQQQGYLYESEDDYEKLQKKKHALMDKEDELYYQKLNLSREEQTHEH, encoded by the coding sequence TTGGAACAACAACCAACTATTGAAGGGCTACAAGAACAATTAAAGGTTGTAACGGAAGCTCGCTACAAGGCAGAAACGTCTCTCCACAAGCTGGAGCGAAATACAGAAGACGTCCAGTCTATTTTTCAAAAGATCCAACAGCTTTTTAATGAAATGCGCGCGACCTGGCAAGAGGGCGAAATGAGTGTCCAAATCGCAGACTTACAACAAGAAACGGTGTATCAGCAACAAGGATATCTCTATGAAAGCGAAGATGATTACGAGAAGTTACAAAAGAAAAAACATGCTCTTATGGATAAAGAAGATGAACTCTATTATCAAAAATTGAATCTGAGCCGTGAGGAGCAAACACATGAGCATTAA
- the lexA gene encoding transcriptional repressor LexA: MRKTPESRQIEVLQYIHEQVQLKGYPPTVREIGTAVSLSSTSTVHGHLSRLEKNGFIQRDPSKPRAIELTALGLSKLGVPMDKIPLLGTVTAGEPILAVEEATDYFPLPPHLQYANEALFMLTIRGESMINCGILDGDAVIVRKQSNADNGDIVIAMTSEDEATCKRFFKEKDHYRLQPENDGMDPIILSEVTILGKVVGLYRSHIF, from the coding sequence ATGCGTAAAACTCCAGAATCTAGACAAATTGAAGTATTACAGTACATACATGAACAAGTTCAACTAAAAGGGTATCCCCCAACTGTTCGTGAGATTGGTACTGCTGTATCTCTTTCTTCAACGTCAACGGTACATGGCCACTTATCACGTTTAGAAAAAAACGGCTTTATTCAACGAGATCCTAGTAAACCTCGTGCTATTGAGTTAACTGCACTTGGATTGTCTAAACTTGGTGTCCCAATGGATAAGATTCCCCTTCTAGGAACCGTTACAGCTGGTGAACCGATATTAGCAGTTGAAGAAGCCACTGATTATTTCCCACTACCTCCTCATCTGCAATATGCAAATGAAGCGTTGTTCATGCTAACTATTCGTGGTGAAAGTATGATCAATTGTGGAATTTTAGATGGCGATGCTGTAATTGTTCGCAAACAATCAAATGCTGATAATGGCGATATCGTGATTGCTATGACAAGTGAAGATGAAGCAACTTGTAAACGATTCTTCAAAGAAAAAGATCATTACCGCTTGCAACCTGAAAACGATGGAATGGATCCGATTATTCTTAGTGAAGTAACCATTCTTGGAAAAGTTGTTGGATTATACCGGAGTCACATTTTTTAA
- a CDS encoding acetate uptake transporter codes for MKNEQHHVKQVIIDPTAIGLFGLAMVTLVASSQKLGWTENVSGVLPWAIFLGGIAQLIASNYDAKHNNVFGATAFAGYGLFWLGTGMSWMIQNGLFGEVLQASFDPNELGFAFLGYFIFTVFMTVGALETNKVLFFIFFLIDFLFLGLFMSTFGIATDFFHMMAAVAEFLISILSFYGAAAAVLNGHFGFTFLPIGKPFGIIKK; via the coding sequence ATGAAAAACGAGCAACATCACGTAAAACAAGTTATAATTGATCCGACAGCGATTGGATTGTTTGGTTTAGCAATGGTTACTTTAGTAGCCTCATCTCAAAAATTAGGCTGGACAGAAAACGTAAGTGGCGTGTTGCCATGGGCAATTTTCTTAGGCGGAATTGCTCAGTTGATTGCTTCTAACTATGATGCAAAACATAATAACGTATTTGGCGCAACAGCTTTTGCTGGTTACGGACTATTTTGGTTAGGAACAGGAATGAGCTGGATGATTCAAAATGGTTTGTTTGGAGAAGTGCTACAAGCTTCTTTCGATCCAAATGAATTAGGTTTTGCTTTCCTTGGCTACTTTATTTTCACAGTCTTTATGACCGTGGGAGCTTTAGAAACAAACAAGGTCTTATTCTTTATTTTCTTTTTAATTGACTTTTTATTCCTAGGATTGTTTATGTCAACTTTTGGAATTGCAACAGACTTCTTCCACATGATGGCAGCAGTTGCGGAATTTTTAATTTCAATTTTATCATTCTATGGCGCAGCAGCAGCTGTTTTGAATGGTCACTTTGGCTTTACGTTCCTACCAATCGGCAAGCCTTTTGGGATTATCAAAAAATAA
- a CDS encoding LapA family protein — protein MKNQWRLVVGIILVLIVALFAILNVSEVPVNFGFTKVEWPLIMVILGSLFVGAIAAVLVSTGSSIQLKKQVKQQGKELTTFDQKVAERTESLKAEYENKLAEKEIALAENKKKIDSLEQELVTKLTTPPTENTL, from the coding sequence ATGAAAAATCAATGGAGACTAGTTGTTGGTATTATTTTAGTACTAATCGTTGCGTTATTTGCTATTTTAAATGTTTCAGAAGTACCTGTGAATTTTGGCTTTACAAAAGTTGAGTGGCCATTAATCATGGTGATTTTAGGTTCATTATTTGTTGGTGCGATTGCAGCAGTTTTAGTTTCAACGGGATCAAGTATACAATTAAAAAAACAAGTGAAGCAACAAGGAAAAGAATTGACGACATTTGATCAAAAAGTAGCTGAGCGTACTGAAAGTTTAAAAGCGGAGTATGAAAACAAGCTTGCAGAAAAAGAAATCGCATTAGCAGAAAACAAGAAAAAAATTGATAGTTTAGAGCAAGAATTGGTTACAAAACTAACAACACCGCCAACTGAAAATACGCTTTAA
- a CDS encoding DUF896 family protein, whose protein sequence is MLSKEKIARINELANKSKSETLSLSEQQEQKELREEYLQAFRGGMRNHIEGMKVVDNDGTDVTPEKLKQIQKEKGLHDR, encoded by the coding sequence ATGCTATCTAAAGAAAAAATAGCCCGAATTAACGAGCTAGCCAATAAGTCTAAGAGCGAAACCCTCAGCTTATCAGAGCAACAAGAACAAAAAGAATTAAGAGAAGAATATTTACAAGCTTTCCGCGGTGGAATGAGAAATCATATCGAAGGAATGAAAGTTGTCGACAATGATGGGACAGACGTTACTCCTGAAAAGTTAAAGCAAATTCAAAAAGAAAAAGGATTACACGACCGCTAA
- a CDS encoding T7SS effector LXG polymorphic toxin, with protein MSINLFVGEMNTQTKAIKSYCNSVISGMTHVQTALSKIILEPSLKGNTYDSAKGYFQTAYLPATRGFILVCETAIRANQQFISDYKSNVDANSLQEDVLISQISRLDSMSSALD; from the coding sequence ATGAGCATTAATCTGTTTGTCGGCGAAATGAACACACAAACGAAGGCCATTAAAAGCTACTGCAACAGCGTGATTAGTGGCATGACACACGTCCAAACGGCTTTAAGTAAAATCATCTTAGAACCTTCCCTGAAGGGAAATACATATGATTCTGCGAAAGGTTATTTCCAAACGGCTTATCTCCCAGCAACACGAGGCTTTATTCTAGTTTGCGAAACAGCAATTCGTGCCAATCAGCAGTTTATCAGCGACTACAAATCCAACGTGGACGCCAATAGCCTACAAGAAGACGTTTTAATTTCTCAAATTTCACGCTTAGATTCCATGTCTAGTGCCTTAGATTAG